From Aegilops tauschii subsp. strangulata cultivar AL8/78 chromosome 5, Aet v6.0, whole genome shotgun sequence:
TCTGCTTAAGTTTACTCCCACTGCTGATCCGCACCGAATAAGGATAAAGCCAATCGGACGGACACACCCCTCACCCTGCCGACCACGCGAGCGGAACAGAGCcagccacacacacacacaccacaccGTCGACTTCCCTAGCTTAGACTATTCGGCGTGAGTCACCCCCAATGATTCCTCTCCCCCCTGCTCCCTCATCCACCCGTCCAGAACAGTCGGCACCATCGATGTCGACGGCGACGTCCCAGCGCCTACACGTACGTGTACACCCCCGCACCCCCCTGACTTTATCTCGCCGACATGGTCACGGCCCTCCTATAAAATCACCACACCCGACACTGCTAAATCAACAACACTCATCACCGCCAACCATCAGCTTTCAATCTAGCTACCAGTTCCAGTTTAGCACACAGATTTTTTCCTCGGGCCAACCTCCAGATCCATCAACAATGGTAAGTACCATAACGACCtgctctgcttcttcttcttcttcttcttgatcAGTTCCAGCTGAAATCCTGAGCTCAACCTGTTCTGTGATTAATTTACTGAAATGTTTGGTTGCGTGTGCAGGCGAACTCTGTGTCCGGAGTGGCGGTGAACGAGGAGTGCGTGAAGGCGTTCCAGGAGCTGCGGGCGGACCGCAAGCACCGGTTCGTGGTGTACAAGATGGACGACGACGCGCAGCAGGTGGTGGTGGACAAGGTGGGCGCGCTcgacgccaccttcgacgaccTGGCGGCGGCCATGCCCGCCGACGACTGCCGCTACGCCGTCTACGACCTGGACTTCGTGTCCGAGGACTCGGCCGGCGAGACCCCCCGCAGCAAGATCTTCTTCATCCACTGGTCGCCGGAGTCGGCGGACGCGAGGAACAAGATGCTGTACGCCAGCTCCACGGAGGGGCTCAAGAAGGAGCTGGACGGCGTGCAGATCGACGTGCAGGCCACCGACGCCAGCGAGCTCACCCTCGACATCCTCAAGGACTACACCACCTAAGTTAATCGATGAATCACGTACGCGCTTGGCATCGCGTTCCTGCTTGGAGTTGGATCGTGTCTTGTGGATCCAAATAATGTTTTTCCATGTGCAGCGGGGTGTGAATAATTGATGAGTGGTTTTCTTTTCGGGATTGATAATTGCGTGGTTTTTCTCTTCAAGAATGATAATTGAGTGGTTGATTTATTCCTTCTACCATTTCGTAACAACAAAAAAATATTAATTGTTTGCCAGAAAAGAAACATACAATGGCCGCAATCAGCCGTGACCTGACATTTCAAGAACATTCAGCACTTTAATGATCTATGAGATCATCGTACATAATCATCACACTAAGTTTTGAGTGTTTGATAGGCGAGTACAGAAACATCATGATTGTAAATAATCACCGCGCGTCGTCTAACGAAACGAGCTTTGGCGTTGAAGTTGTGATTAATCATCATCAGATAGATGCATGAAATTATCCATGTCAAGTGTGTTACCTAATGGGCATCTTATGGAAAACGGCGGATGTCGGCGTTGTTCATCGAACTCTAACAGGAAATGATCTAGAAATAGGACGACCACGGTTATATCATCATGGAAACGCCTGCGAGCCCCCCTCTCAGTCTTCTTGAGATGTTTGGAAAGCGCCTCAGGTTTCTTCCCCGCTTTCTGGACAGCTGCTTCTATAAGCTTTCCTGCAGCTAGCTGAATAAAACAGAAAAGGCATCGTTCAGGTCTGTAACTCTTTGGCCAACAAGGAAAAAAGCTAAACTATCCTTGCAGCTATGCTAAGTGAATCAGATGTATCCCCTCAATTTTTTTTTTTTTAATGAACTGGCATGTCAAATTGTCAGCCATGTCTTACTTTGCAGCTTCACGCCCAGCAAGTGTATGCAGAAATACTATACATATCAAGAGCATCAACAACATAAAGACATATACGGCGGGAATCCTCCTTATAAACTGGATAAAATAGCAAACAAAAAAATTAATTCTTGTATGTATCTACATGTACACACGATAGCTTACACATTTTACGTCACTACACGGCTACTTTCTCGGCCTGGATGAAGTAAGGAATGACTCAACAGCAATTTCTAGGCACTCCTAGTTTTCTTAACGCAAAGAAAAATTTCCGTGTTGTAACCATGTGCAAAAAGTTGCATAAAGTACTTTGAAGACAAAAAGATTTAATATACACCTTTGGTAGTTAATGGTATGGCCACAAAGATTCGCAAATTGGTTGATTTTAGGTAATCTTAGGCAACAGGTGAAAGCCAAGAAGCATTGTTACAGGGGTATTTGGTTAGGCTTAACTTTGGCTTTTGCACTTCGGCTTATAAGCCAAAAAAAAAAACCCACCTATTTGTGGGCTTTTGGACTTTAGCTTAAGGTGTGACTCGACAGGGGGGCTCGCAGTGACATCATCATACTGAGACACAAATAACAGATAAAAAAGGAAAAACTAAATAGAGATCTCCGCGTAAGATCTCACGAATATAGCATTGGCTGAGACAAAGTCTCAGTCCAATGAGATTTAGTAAAACTGTTTAGCTCATACCACCATGTAACGATATCCAGTTATAAGCCAAAAGCCAAATTTAAAAGCTCATAAATAAGAGCTTTTTTGGCTTCTAAACCAAAGTTAGCCCAACCAAACACCCCCTATATAAACAAGTTCAATGAAAGAAAATGCAACAGGTGAGGAGGCTTACAGTAGGCTCGTTTCTGTGAACAATCTCGATGGCTTCCTCATTGCTCAAGAATTCCCACAGACCAGCCGAGGCAAATATGATGAAGCGGTCACTTGGTTGAAATCTACGTGAGATGATAGATGGGTTGGCACTCAGTATAGGCCGGCTGAATGGTTCACCAAGTCTGAACATACTAGGTAGCGGTTCCCAGTTAAACTGCTGGTGTTTCAAGTATGCGTCACCTATTGATCTTGACACCTGCATCATCCACTGCTTAAGCACTGAACATATATGTAGCTGCAAGTAAGTTACACAAAACCAAACATTGGGATAAGAACGACCTGTATCTTGCCCTTCACACTCCAAACATTATCAATAGGCACCACAATATCTGGATCATTGGGGTGCCGAGCCCTGAGCTCCTGCCTGACACTCTCGTGACGAACATTGTGTTCATTCGTCAGCTGCTCCATAGTAATCTGCCCGCCGAAACCTACCTTTCCGAGAACAGCTCGGGAATCCCCGAGGTTGCCGACAAAGAGAGTCCGGTGGTGCACGATGCCGACAAGGCAGCATGTCCCGACGGCGGCAAGGGTCGGCTTGCCTAACCATTGCCGTGAGACAAGCTCGATGAAGCTTGCCTCTATATCAAGGAATGCCTCCCTGATGATGTCATCTGTCATGCCCCGCAAGCTATACCTGGCTCCAAATTGGAGTCTACGGACGAGATTGTCAGCAGTGAAGCGGGCCGCCTCGGGGCCACCGTGACCGTCGAAGATCCCGATGCAGGTGCCTAGGGTACGAGACGACTCTACACGACAATGGTCCTCCATCAGATTATTGGCCTGGACGGCGGCCATGCAGAGCTCACCGGCATTGCATTGTGCAAGATTGTCCCACCAGAGGAGATCATCGCGGACTTCGTAGGCGGCTTTAAAGGCGGTCCAGCCGGCTTTCACGGCACGCCTGGTCCTGGCTAACACAGAGAGGAGCGTCTGGCAACATCGCCGGTCGTGGCGTCTCCAAGGCGACCTAGGAGAGGGGCGTATCCAAGGCAACGGAGGAGAGGTGTGTCTCCGAGGCAACGCACGAGAGGAGCTCTCCTCTGCCAGAGAACGAAGCATAGAAATATACCTGCTTACAGCAACCGTTTAGCATCACACAAGAAAAACAGATTGAAGAATCAATCAATCAACACAGGGAGGAAAATTTTGTACCAGTCAGGTTGTCTGTTCCCATCTTCCCCTGTGTACTCATATTCTGAGTTTTCTTCCAGGATCTCATCTCGTTCTTCTTCTACATTCACAGCTGTTGACTCTGATGTCCTCATAATTCTATCTTTGTCAGCTTGTATTTTCCCGTCTTCCCCTGAATACTCATATTCTGAGTTTTCTTCCAGGATCTCACCTCGTTCTTCTTCTACATTCACGGCTGTTGACTCTGATGTCCCCATAATTCTATCTTTGTCAGGTTGTCTGTTCCCCTCTTCCTCTGAGCACTCATATTCTGAGTTTTCTTCCAGGATCTCACCTCTTTCTTCTTCTACAATCATGGATGTTGACTCTGATGTCCCCATAATTCTATCTTTGTCAGGTTGTCTGTTCCCATCGTCCCCTGAATACTCATATTCTGAGTTTTCTTCCAAGATCTCATCTCGTTCTTCTTCTACAATCACAGATGTTGACTCCGATGTTCCCATAATTCTATCTTTGTCAGGTTGTCTGTTCCCATCTTCCCCTGTGTACTCATATTCTGTGTTCTCTTCCAGGATCTCACCTCGTTCTTCTACAATCACGGCTGCTGGCTCTGATGTCCCCATAATTGTATATTCGTCAGTATAGAAATTCCAGTTCACCTGTTGCTTGTTGATTTTTGGATTTTTTGGATCATTAATAACAGAAATCCTTAAGGCAGACTCTGTGGCAGCAGCACCTGCACCCCAAATTTTGGCGGATATCTCTTTAAGCCCTGCCAAGTGCTCAATGCAGATAGGTGCAACAGCATGCTGCTGCACTTCCTGGGCATTGAAGACTAGCTTGAGCTTCCGAAGATTAGGCATTGCACCAGCCTCAAATTTCAGCAAAGGCTCACTGCACCTCAACTTGAAGTACTTGAGAGCTGAAAATCCGTCGTTGCCAAAGACAATTGTCTCTGCAGGCGCTGTCTGGATATACAGCGAGAGGGCAGTGAGGGAAGGCAATCCTTTAACGATATCAGTATCACTGTTTGATAGCTCTCTAACTCCTACCTTTAGGCTGCCGAGTCTGTCGAGTGTTTTAAACCACTTTGGGAGGCTAGGAAAGATGCAAATCCGCGGCAATAACTCAAGTCTCTCGAGATGGGCCAGAGCAGGGAACACATTGCTCAAGCCATCACACGAAATGCTCACACTTGAGGTATTTACAGGAGAGGAACCAGCAGATGCCAGAATCAAAGACTGGAGGTTGCTGAGTTTGTCGAGAATTGAGCCCAGGTGGTTCATGGTATCCTCCAGATGATCAACTGGCTGTGCTATAGAAAGGGTGAGATGAAGATCCTGGAGATTGGTCAGCCCGCCAAGGTCCCTCACATTAGCCTGGCTGGGAAGGCGAAGGTGCCGTAAATTCTCCAAATGACCAATATCTGATGGAACCGCAGATAGCCTTCCATCTAATTGCAGTGTCTCCAAGTATTCTAATCCTTGAATCTTGTCTGGTAAATTGATGGTGATATTGCATTCAACCATCAGATATCTCAGTCGAAATAGTTCACCGACTCTACTGAAATCAAAACTCATCTGGTCTTGATCAGCCAAAATATGAAGAATCAGAACTCGGAGAAGGCAATAATCCAGAACGGAAGGTACACATCTGGAGGGTCCACAAAATAGAAGTGATCGAACTTGGGACATTCTGATGCTTTCCGGTATCTTTGCACTTTTTGCACCTCCAAACTGGACGGACAACCGACGAACCTTGTCAGGAAGCCGTAGAGTTGATTCAAAGTAGTTCACAGCAATAATGAAATTATCCTCAACGGATTTGTACCTGATAAGATCCAGTACCATGTGGTTAGCTGTACATGACAACACCTCGCCGTCATATTTGGTGTCTACAGGTTTGATCATACCTCTTCTGACAAGCTCATTAAAGTAACCATACTCAATGCCACTGACCAAACTTTCAGCTACCCATTGCTTCACCAAATCATCCTTCCTGATAGAGTAGCCCTCTGGATACATACTAAGGTAGAGCAAGCATGCCTTCAAATGAAGTGGAAGCTCATTGTAAATAAGGATTAGAACATCTTTTATCCCTTGGGAAGTAGGATCTGTCCTCAAAGTGGACGGTAGAGAACTTTCTACCTTCTCCCATTGTTCCACTGCAGGGCTCCGCATTCTTGGCAGCAACAGGCTTGCTATATTTACAGTTGATAACGGTAAACCACCGCATTTGCTGATAATCCTATCTGCAACCACTTTGAACTCTTTAGGGCATGCACCTTCACCTTCAGAACCAAAAACATAACTGAAGAATAATTTTCGAGATTCACCATCATTAAGACGTCCCATCTTTAATATATACTCTGTCTCATAACCAGAACATGCTAATGCTACATCCTCAACTTGTGTGGTTGCCAGTATTCTGCTGCAACAATCATCATAAGGAAAAGCGCGGCTAATAATATCCCATACTGATGATGTCCATAAATCATCGACTACAATGAAGTACCTGCAAGTCATAATGAATATATTTGGTCAAGCTTACACAAAAGGAACAGGTAAAGAAACACAATCAATATGAAACTTGATTTACCTATAAAGGGAATAGATAAAAACGAGAATACATAAAACTAAGAGAAGAGTAAGTGTTGGTGTTTAACTGTTTATGCAGAAACTTCGGACTTACCTCCTAACTCTTTTTTATGAAGAGTGGACAATGTACATCTTTTTCGGGAAAGAAAGTGGACCATGTACATGAAAGCATGGGTCCATGACTTTAGGGTTTAAGTATGTGAGCATGTAAAATTAAGCCGTAGATATACATCATGTTAAAACATTGATACCTTTTGAAGCTCATGCTACTGATGATGGAATGTGACCTTTACAAGAAAGAAAAGAGCAAATTCGAGTTCTTTTTGTATATCTGTTTTCGTAAAACCACAatatgatactccctccgtcccataatataagaacgtttttgacactagtgtagtgttaaaaacattcttatattttgggacagagggagtacttactAAAGTCCAGTTTAGCCAAACAAAGTTTTCACAACGTCATGTTCTAACCGGGTAATGAATTAAAGATGTTTTACTAAAACTTCTCGAAACAGACTTTcaccccgctttatatataaagcaacgaaCTAAAGTACACGGCTGAACGGTAAAATATGGTAGGGGGGCCTCCTTACAAAGCAGATCAGAAGGTACAACACAAGCCTAGAAGAAGCCTAACACCTCGCCGAGGCCCGACCGAAGACCCCTGCTGAACGGTAAAATATGGTAGGGGGGCCTCCTTACAAAGCAGATCAGAAGGTACAACACAAGCCTAGAAGAAGCCTAACACCTCGCCGAGGCCCGACCGAAGACCCCTGTGCTCTATGACAAGGGCCCCAAGAGGGTGATGGCGCGAATCGTCTACGCTGCCGAGTCTGAGCACAGACAGAGGTTTTCACCAGGAGAGCCCTGGCACAGGGACGAGATCCACGATGTCGTCTTCAAGAAGCAGGCAACACCCTCGGGAGTCGCCGGCACCGGCGCCATAAACGCGAAGCTTTCACTAGGACACTCGCCTGCACCACCAAGAGGAGTCCCGGCCACCACCGCAACGAGGGCCAACTTGTCCACCCCAGATCTGGGCACTGCCGGAACAAACCCGAGCCTCCCGCCACTACACCCCTTGTTTCCCGCACAACCAAGAGATGAAGCCACCACCGCAACGACGGAGCCTGCCGAAAAGCCAACCGTGAAGAACGCCATCAGGGACACCGCCCCGGCATCCATGCCCCTAGGCACCGCCGACCATCCATGTCACGACCACCCAACCACAGTAGTAGGAGTGAAGGGCACCTCCTTTCAATCCTAGCCCGTCTGGGTCAGCACCTCCACTGTAGGAAGCGTCCACGCCTGTGTCCCTAGCCAATCCCGGTGGACCAGGGGGAACAACCCAGTGACTACCGACGGCCACCGCCGAGCATGCTCGAACGGCGCCATGCTCGTGGTCAGCAGCGTCGAACCGTACGACGACACAACAACGCAGGGAGAGCCAACCTCGGACCGACATCACAAAGAGGCACCAAGCACGACCAGCACAACGCGAAGGCATCCAACTCGGACCAAGTCAACCCTCTGTACCCGCGCAGCGCCGGACGTCATCCACCACCACGATCCAGATCTGCGCCGCCCACTGAAGATGCCAGCGATCGCACCGCCGCCAAACCATAGCAGCCACGCCGCCCCATCGCCTCCCACGAGCACCACACCTCCTGGACGGCGCCTGACCTGACCTACCCGAAGTGCCTGCTTTGACCTGCCTCGGGCCCAAATCCGATCCGCCCGAGCACAAGCCAAGCCCTAGGTCATCGCCACACCCGACGCACGAGCGCCGCCGACATGAACCTTGGAGAAGGGAGGCCACTACCTCACCCACACTCCGCCGTCGAGCACAAATCGCCATGCCGCGACCAGCGCCACCACCACGAGTTGCCCCCACAGTGACGACCAGCCCGGAGCACCGGAGAGCCCCAGCCGGAGGTAGCACCTGCCACCGGAGGGGAGCCCTAGCCAGGGCCAGCCACCGCCGCCGAAAGGAAGCCCCGCGCCACCCGCGTTGCCGGTGGCCAGCCAGATATGGCCGCGCAAGATCGCACCCCCAAGCCAGCCACGGGCGCGCCCCGCGCAGCCCACCACACGCCGCCCCCCAAGTGCAGTCGCGGCCGCGCAGCACACAGGAGCTCCCGCCGCTGCCACTCGTTGCTGGACCCCGCCGTCAGCGCGCCGCCAGCCCGCCTACCCGCGCGAGCCACCACCGTCCGAGGGGAGAggaagccccgccgccgccgatgcCAACCGAGCTTTGCTCGGCAGCGCGTCCCGGAGGGGGAGGAGTGGCCGAAGCCCGGCGGCGCAAGGGTTGCCCTCCCGGTCGCCCGCGGGTGCGAAGCGGGAGGGGGGGAGAGTTTCAGGTGATACCAAATGTTCAGGTGATACCAAATGTTCAGGTGATACCGTGAGACAGACTTCTGGACCGTTGGATCTAAAATCTAACGTCTCTAAGAGGCCGGTGTACCTTCACACAAAAAATACACCGGCCTCTTAGAGGCGTTCAACGGCCTAGAAGTTTGTATCACGGTAAAATTCATGTTTTACTAAAACTTACAACTCAAATGTGTTTTATTAAAATTTATCAGAAAAAGCACATTCTATCAAAATCCAATAACAATCTTACAATCCAAATAACCAACTAGGGTTTCTATTGGAGTCGTCCTTTCTTCTAGCTGAAATATGTAGAAAATTAAGGTAAATTCCTTTAGATAACCTACTATTTCCAATTCATTGACTTCCCTGCAATCCAAATGCCTGAACATCTGAAAATCCCACACAAACAAGACGAGTTTTGCTCCAGTGCAACGCAAAAGTAGTTATTAATGACAAGGGCAAATGTGTACTAATAATGTGTTCTGGTTTCGCCCCTTATCCTAATTACAATCTCTTCTAAATTTTGGTCCCATCGAAAATCTGCATTAgtttaatatatatatatatatcctagATTTCTTACTTCTATTCACATCTGAATCAGGAATTCATTATAAATCCATGTTTGTTCATAAAACTAACACATGGATCAAATCAACCTGGTCGATGTATCCTAATATGTGAATGTTCCTAATCCCTAATTCCCTATACATTATTGCGACCAGACAAGACTGATTTTCTTTGCGTAGAGGCACCCAATCCTCTTCCTCAAATCAAGAGACATTGAGCACGACTTCCATCATGGAAGCATGACACGTGCATCCTGATATGGATCTGATCGATGCTAGAACCATTGCAATACATTCTTTTTAATAAAGCATGGCACTAATTTCATCTTTGACTGTTTGGCATGAGAAAATAGGGAATTATACGCGGGATAAGGTAGGAAAACCGGATTCAAATAACATGTACAGAtttatcatttcccatcaataactATTTTTTTGCTTTGACGCTACTAAACTTCTGTAGCGGTTGTACGAAAGCAAGATACATGTGTTTTTTAATGCATTTCCAGCAATCCAAACAGTCCTGGCCTAAACATACCATTTTGTTTTCCAAACAATAGGGATATAAGTACCTTTTTCCTTGAAGATGTTTGATGATGCTGTGAATAAGGTCCTGTGCATCAGTAAAGGAATGAGTCTGTGGTGCTTTAATTTGTGAGAGGATGCTGGTGAGAAGCCACCTCATATCGGCATTTCGGGACACCCGTACAAAAGCCCGGCACTGGAATTTCCCTCCATGCTGATGATATATTGTTCTGGCAACCATCGTTTTTCCAACTCCTGCAGATCCAAGGATAGGTAACACCTTGAGCTGTTTCTGGTTGTCGTCGCCGAAAGCAAGCAAGTTAACAAGCTTCTTCATGGGTTCCATCTGCACAGCCAACACCGGCAGGTCGAGGGGCAGTTCAGGCGTGTGGCAGCTGATACCGGCTTGTACTCTTTGAGATCTGATGATGACGGCCGTCTCCAGAGCAAACCGGAAATTTTGGCATCTTTTTTTCGCATCATCCACACGGGCCATTAACTGTGAGAAATCTTGTGCAATCTGGGGCAGGCGCTGCTTCCTAATTCCAAATATGGTACCAAGGGGGGCGCTTCTGCCGACAACGACGCCGTCACCGGACTGCATAACCTCGTCGAAGAAGTCCTCCGTGTCGTAAGCAAGTTCTCGGACCTCCTTGATCCACCATTTCGGCGCGAAGCTAGGGTTGTCCACATCTGCCTCCGGCGCATTCTTGAGGTGGTTGTACAATCGTTCCAGCCCTTCTCTGAGAAGCCGGATCCCGTTCGCACTAAGCCCCTCTGGCAGACGGTGGTCGGAAGCCTGGAATGAATGGAGTCGCCGGAGGAGGCGACCCATGGGGCCGAGCGAAACAGTGATGGGGTGCTCTACATCCACCTCAACTGCAAGCGAAGCGGAATCTGAATCAGgatcctcctccgtcctcccgAGCGAAACAGTGATGGGGTACTCTGTATCCACCTCAAGCGAAGCGGAATCAGGGTCGTCCTCCATCCGCACCTGAAGAATGCACAAGATAATCTGTGTCTGATTAATGGTTTCCATGGATAAGAAGATCGAAAAGCACGACAAAACATGCCAAGCGCGAGGGGAAAATTTACCAGGAAAATGTCCCGTGGTTGGCGTGGGGAAGCAACACAACTCACCCTACGCATCTGCTACGGCTTTCTAAGATATATATACTCCCTCTCATTCTGAACAAAAAAATGCTCCCCCTCTTttaatttattttatattttactACGGTTTATCTCGGCGAACTCAATACATTTGCTACACAGgttaagagcaactccaacatgGATCACCGAATCGGACACACAAAATGTCCACGGACACGTCCGTGCATACCGATAGGGGGGCCGGTCATCCAACCATATTTCAAATATGTGTCCCTTGTCCAATGAAAAAGGAGAGAGAGAAGGGAGGAGGAGAAAAGGTGGGTTTGTGGTGGGGTCCAGGTTGAGTTGGCGTATCCAACCTCCCACAAGTTTAGGCGTAATTTGTCGGATTTCAGACATCTAGACGCATTCGCGAACCCTTGACAAACGGCGTTGGATGGCAAAGAAAGGTCCAGACAGCTCGATCGGGATGTTTACGGAAGGTTTGGTGATCCGCATTGGAGTTGTCCTAATGGGGCACAAAATAAAAGCCAACCAGAGGCTCTCATTTGCCCCTTCCTTCTCGCTCGTCCATCCTTCTAAGAGCCACCTCGTCTCGCCTGGCTCTCCTCTCATATTCCTCAGCCTGTGTTGCCGTCCAAAGTGGGGAAGGGAGGGGATCTAGGGTTGCTCTTGTACATAGTATGGGTAGGGTAGTCTTCGGCCTTTGTGCTAGTGTTCGGCTTTATGTCGTTGTCTAGCATTATTTCATTGGGTCCACAGTTATGGTCACTTGCAAGCAGCGTGTGCTGGTTAGTGGAGTCACCTTCTTACGGCTCTTTGCTACTCGTGATGGAGTTGTTGGATTTCCCCAGAGAGGAAGGGTGAAGCAGTATAGTAGCAGACAGTATTTTCCCTTAaataagaaccaaggttatcgaaccaaaaGGAGGCACCACACTAGCAACATGAACAATACCTGCACACAGACACAACAATTGCTTGCACCCAACAAAGGGAAGAAGTTCATCACTCCCCTTGTTCTTGCCAGTTGCAAGATTAAAACTGATAGTGATAGGcaaaagaaaaaagcaaaaagtAAGTAAAAGAAAACGCGTAAAGCAATTGCAGGATTCTTAACATTAATGGAGAATGAACCCGGAGGCcataggttcactagaggcatctctcCCCTAAGCATAGGAATGGTGGGTaaataaattactgttgggcaattgacagaattgtGCATAGTTAATTATGATGATCATCCAAGGCATAATCAATATATAGACATTGCGTCTCTGACAAGTGGAGCGTTAAACcaactgcatctactactattacttcaccaaagacagctatccagcatgcatctcaaagtattaagtcatgacaaacagagtaacgctttaagcaagatgacatgatgtagacaaagtaagaTCAATTAATATGACCGAACCCCGTCGTTTTATCCTTgatagcaacaatacaaatacgtgcatTTGCCccgttggaaatatgccctaaaggcaataatattgtattattgtattttcattttcataattaatagtttacattttgtcggtgttctgggaacgggggtacccaaacttgtctgcctgcggcccacagcgtggctccattgacggcctggtacggcccagcttcagcatcaacaaactcaagaccctcgcgaggggccaagcttcgcgaggcggacgacaccaagacctccacgaggggcggcctccccaggctggcCCCCGAGGAGCGGAGATCCCTATGCAAGGCTCACCTCATGAGGTCTagatgatgtgagccatgacgaccaaggccaggcgggcgccagtgggcgcaatgtaccagtttcctctttggtgctaaggaagcaagcgcaggcgcggagtcccgaggaatcagccaaaggtttccattccggtgcaacaagaccaagaccgccaggacggcaggacggaggtcatcgccgagccaccacggcgtcacgaccagaagcttttgcaggcgaagactacttttgtcaggacagcatgtactagctgtccccctttgaatttggccgttgtgggatcccttcccgcctacatttgggaagaggaccaaagccactataaataggacttagccaccaccatagaaggggacggatcattcagatcatcctcacacccaccagctcatcgagcccaagaacacctctcctcctgaggttgttctcccaccgtactagttcatcctcagcccctcgagcccaatccaccacaaagcaggaatagggtcttacaccgcaaggtggcccgaacctgggtaaactgttgtgtctctCTTCTATTCAGTTCGTCGAGCTAAGCCGTGGAATTAGCGAGCAGACAGACTGGGGAGGACGTGTTCTTCgcatgcaccccagagttcgaacctctcaagggtctgcggaacccgaaatccgacatttggcgcgccaggtaggggtgcgtcggagcctcaCTTCCGTCGGTCGACCCGCCACCGCTCCACCACCTCCATGGCTGACGCTCGTTGGGCTCGTGCTGAGCGACGGGCCGCTCTTgtcgcccgcgtcgctcagacagcGCCGGCGGGTGAGGGCTATCCTCGCCGCCCCCCGTCTCCAGCGGCGAACGCCACCTTGCCCGGCGGGGCACGAACAGCAAGCTTCGtcgctgcacccctctgtgcg
This genomic window contains:
- the LOC109784251 gene encoding actin-depolymerizing factor 3, translating into MSTATSQRLHVRVHPRTPLTLSRRHGHGPPIKSPHPTLLNQQHSSPPTISFQSSYQFQFSTQIFSSGQPPDPSTMANSVSGVAVNEECVKAFQELRADRKHRFVVYKMDDDAQQVVVDKVGALDATFDDLAAAMPADDCRYAVYDLDFVSEDSAGETPRSKIFFIHWSPESADARNKMLYASSTEGLKKELDGVQIDVQATDASELTLDILKDYTT